Below is a genomic region from Anaerolineales bacterium.
CGCGCAGGGCTTCCAACAAAGCCGAGCCGAGCCCGCCGATGACGCTGTGCTCCTCGGCGGCGACGATGGCGCGGACGCCCGCCGCATGGCGGACCGCGGCTTCCCCATCCAAGGGTTTGATCGTGCCCACGTTCAGCACGCGCGCGGAAACGCCCTTGGCGTCCAGCATCCGGGCCGCGTCCAGGGCGGCGGAGACCATCACCCCCGAAGCGAAGATCGCCGCGTCGTCGCCGTCGCGCAGGGGCGTGATCTGGCCGATGCGGTAGGCCGAATCCGGCGAGGTGGTGAAGGGCAGGTCGTTGCGGTTGACGCGCAGATAGACGGGCCCCCGCCACTCCAGAATGCACTCCATCATCGCGGCTAGCTCGAGCGAATCAGCCGGGCAGAGCACGCTCATGTTGGGCAGGGCGCGCATCAGGGCGACGTCCTCCACGGATTGGTGGGTTTTGCCGTCTCCGAAATCCGAAAGCCCGCAGCTGGATCCGCAGATCCGGACGTCAAGGTTGGGGATGCAGACGGAGTTGCGCAGCTGATCGTAAACGCGGCCGGAGGCGAAGACGGCGAAGGAATGCAGGAAGGGGATTTTTCCGGCCAGCGCCAATCCCGCGGCGGTGGACACCATATTCTGTTCCGCGATCCCCATTTCGAAGTGCCTGTCCGGGTACGCCGTTTTGAACATGATCGATTGCGTGGATTTGCTCAGGTCCGCATCCAGCGCGACGACGCGCGGGTCCTTTGCGCCGAGGGCCACCAGAGCTTCGCCGTAGGCTGAGCGGGGATTCGTGGGGATGGTCATGCGGACCTTCCTTCCTCCGGCGCCGCCTGGGCCGCCTGCAGTTCGGCCAGCGCCAAGTCGTATTGCCCCTGGGTCAGGATCCCGTTATGGAAGGCGGCGGTGTCTTCCGCAAACGAGATGCCCTTGCCCTTGACCGTATCGGCGACGATGACCGTCGGCGCGCCGTGCATGCCGGAGGCGCGGTCGAGCGCGTCGAGGACGGCGGGGATGCTGTGGCCGTCGACGGTGAGGGTGTTCCAGCCGAAGGCCCGCCACTTCTCCTCGATCTGCGGGATCTCGAAAACTTCCCGCGTCGGGCCGGTGGCTTGGATCCGGTTGCGGTCGACGATGCCGGTGATGCGGTCCAAACCGAAGCGGGCCGCGGCCATCGCCGCCTCCCAAAGCTGGCCCTCCGCCAGCTCGCCGTCGCCCATGATCACGAACACGCGCGCGCCGCGGCGGTCCAGGCGCAGCGCCAGCGCCATGCCCACCCCGATCGAAAGCCCCTGGCCAAGCGATCCCGTGACGGCTTCGATCCCGGGGGTCTTGTCCATGTCGGGATGGCCCTGGAGCATGCCGCCCAGAGTCTTCACCTTTTCCCGCTCCGCGAGCGGAATCACGCCGAGTTCGATCAGCGCCGCGTATTGGATCAGCACCGAATGCCCCTTGCTGAGCAGCAGGCGGTCCCGGTCCGGATCGGCGATGTTCTTCGGGTCGAACCGCATGGCGCGGAAATACAGGGCCGCCGCGATCTCCGCCAGCGAGCACGAACCGCCCAGGTGGCCCGCCTTGCCCACGCCGATCATCCGCACCACGTGCTCGCGCAACTTCGATGCGGTCCGTTCCAGGGAGCGGATGTCGTCGGTCCGCCGGCCGTTCCGTGCGTCAGCCATTCCGGTTCCTCGCTTTCAGACGGCGGATCGTGCGGGTCACGTGCTCCTCCATGAGCGATTCCGCGAGGGGCGCATCGTGCGCCTTGACGGCCTCCACGATCCGTTTGTGGTAAGCCAATCCGTCGCTTACCCCGAGCGTGCTGACGATCCGGTCCATCGAAACGCTCAACACGCTTTTGATGATGTCGTTCACCTTGA
It encodes:
- a CDS encoding transketolase, producing MADARNGRRTDDIRSLERTASKLREHVVRMIGVGKAGHLGGSCSLAEIAAALYFRAMRFDPKNIADPDRDRLLLSKGHSVLIQYAALIELGVIPLAEREKVKTLGGMLQGHPDMDKTPGIEAVTGSLGQGLSIGVGMALALRLDRRGARVFVIMGDGELAEGQLWEAAMAAARFGLDRITGIVDRNRIQATGPTREVFEIPQIEEKWRAFGWNTLTVDGHSIPAVLDALDRASGMHGAPTVIVADTVKGKGISFAEDTAAFHNGILTQGQYDLALAELQAAQAAPEEGRSA
- a CDS encoding transketolase family protein, giving the protein MTIPTNPRSAYGEALVALGAKDPRVVALDADLSKSTQSIMFKTAYPDRHFEMGIAEQNMVSTAAGLALAGKIPFLHSFAVFASGRVYDQLRNSVCIPNLDVRICGSSCGLSDFGDGKTHQSVEDVALMRALPNMSVLCPADSLELAAMMECILEWRGPVYLRVNRNDLPFTTSPDSAYRIGQITPLRDGDDAAIFASGVMVSAALDAARMLDAKGVSARVLNVGTIKPLDGEAAVRHAAGVRAIVAAEEHSVIGGLGSALLEALRGAPHAPVELIGIGDRFGLSAESYGALLAHFGLTAEAITSAVLTLLEG